The Bradyrhizobium sp. LLZ17 genomic sequence TGCTCACCGATCCGACCTTCGATTCCCCGGGCGCCTATCAGCTGCCGCACGTCAAGCTGGAGAAGACGATCGGACCCGCTGTGAGGCCCGATGCGATCGGCCCGGTCGATGCGGTTCTGCTCAGCCACGACCAGCATTCGGACAATCTCGACAATTCCGGTCGCGAGTTCCTCAAACATGCGAAGCGCGTGCTGACGACGGAAGCCGGCGCCAAGCGCCTCGGCGGCCATGTCGAAAGCCTCGCGCCCTGGGGCACGACGCATATCGGGGATCGCGACGGTAATTCGCTGACGATCACTGCGACGCCGGCGCGCCACGGCCCGGCCGGCATCGAGCCGCTGTCCGGCGATGTCATCGGTTTCGTGGTGTCGTCGAGCCGCAAGGACACGCGCCCGATCTATATCAGCGGCGACACGACCTGGTTCGACGGCGTCGCCGAAGTCGCGCGCCGCTTCAAATGCGGCGTGGTGATGCCGTTCGCGGGCGCCGCGCAAACGCGCGGCCCGTTCCATCTCACCATGGACACCAACGACACCATTGAGACCGCGCGTGCCTTCCCGGATGCGATGATCGTGCCGGTGCACACCGAGGGCTGGGCGCATTTCCGCCAGAACAGCGAGGATCTCCGCAAGAGCTTCGACGTGCTGGGCTTCGGGCCGCGGCTGCGCCTGCTGGAGCCGGGCGTACCGACGGTGGTGGAGGCGCCGTAGCCCCAACTGTCATGCCCCGGCTTGACCGGGGCATCCAGTACGCCGCGGCGGTCGTTGTGAGAGCGAGCTACCCAACGCAGGCCTCTGGAATACTGGGTCGCCCGGTCAAGCCGGGCGACGACGAGAGGAGAGAGCGTAGCCCCTCAATCCTTCCTGAACACAATCGCCGCCATCCACCCCGTCATCAGCGCCATCGCCGCCGTGACCAGGCCGTAGATCAGTCCGTTCTGCCGTGCCCTTGTCGCGACGAACTGCTCGAAGCCGACCTTGACGATCTCGAACGCCGTCTCCGTCTTGGTG encodes the following:
- a CDS encoding MBL fold metallo-hydrolase, producing MPISITLIGGPTALIEIDGFRLLTDPTFDSPGAYQLPHVKLEKTIGPAVRPDAIGPVDAVLLSHDQHSDNLDNSGREFLKHAKRVLTTEAGAKRLGGHVESLAPWGTTHIGDRDGNSLTITATPARHGPAGIEPLSGDVIGFVVSSSRKDTRPIYISGDTTWFDGVAEVARRFKCGVVMPFAGAAQTRGPFHLTMDTNDTIETARAFPDAMIVPVHTEGWAHFRQNSEDLRKSFDVLGFGPRLRLLEPGVPTVVEAP